The Pseudomonas sp. DG56-2 genome contains a region encoding:
- the betT gene encoding choline transporter BetT, with translation MNPPVFYFSASFILIFGLVVISNPQAAGEWLLAAQNWAANTVGWYYMLAMTLYLVFVVVTALSGYGKIKLGADHDEPEFSYLSWAGMLFAAGISITLFFFCVSEPLTHMLQPPQGEAGTVEAGRQAMQLLFLHWGLHGWGVFAFVGMALAYFAYRHNLPLALRSALYPLIGKRINGPIGYAVDGFGIIATVFGLGADMGFGVLHLNSGLDYLFGIPHTQWVQVALITLMMGAAVAVAVAGVEKGVRVMSDINMFLACALLLFVLFAGPTQHLFNTLIQNLGDYLGALPRKSFDVYAYNQDRDWLGGWTVFYWAWWIAWAPFVGLFIARISRGRTIREFVFGVLLIPLGFTLAWMSIFGNSAISQVLDHGMTALGQSAIDNPSMTLYLLLETYPWSKVVIAVTVFISFVFFVTSADSGTVVLSTLSARDGNADEDGPNWLRVFWGAMTALVTIGLLFAGSIDSLKSAVVLTSLPFSVILLAMMWGLHKAFYLESQRQIAQMHSLAPFANSRRGRGGWRQRLSQAVHFPSRDEVYRFMDDVVRPAIGEVTEVFVEKGLNVITQEDPSHDNVSLKIGHGEEQPFIYQVQMRGYFTPSFALGGLGTQELKNRRYYRAEVHLSEGSQDYDLVGYSKEQIINDILDQYERHMQFLHMVR, from the coding sequence ATGAATCCGCCCGTCTTCTATTTCTCGGCGAGTTTTATCCTCATTTTCGGACTAGTGGTAATCAGTAATCCGCAGGCAGCTGGCGAATGGCTGTTGGCGGCGCAAAACTGGGCGGCCAATACGGTCGGCTGGTATTACATGCTGGCGATGACGCTGTACCTGGTCTTCGTGGTGGTCACCGCCTTATCTGGCTACGGCAAGATCAAGCTCGGTGCCGACCACGACGAACCCGAGTTCAGCTACCTGTCCTGGGCCGGAATGCTGTTCGCTGCGGGCATCAGCATCACTCTTTTCTTTTTCTGCGTATCCGAACCCCTGACTCATATGCTCCAGCCACCCCAGGGGGAAGCTGGAACGGTCGAGGCTGGGCGTCAGGCCATGCAGCTACTGTTTCTGCATTGGGGGCTGCACGGTTGGGGCGTATTCGCTTTCGTCGGCATGGCCCTGGCCTACTTCGCCTATCGCCACAACTTGCCCTTGGCCCTGCGCTCGGCGCTTTATCCGTTGATCGGCAAGCGCATCAATGGCCCTATCGGCTATGCAGTGGATGGTTTCGGCATCATCGCCACGGTTTTCGGCCTTGGCGCGGACATGGGCTTTGGGGTATTGCACCTCAACTCGGGCCTGGACTACCTGTTCGGCATTCCTCATACCCAGTGGGTACAGGTGGCGTTGATCACCCTGATGATGGGCGCGGCGGTGGCTGTTGCCGTGGCCGGGGTCGAGAAGGGTGTGCGGGTGATGTCCGACATCAACATGTTCCTGGCATGCGCGCTGCTGTTGTTCGTGCTGTTCGCCGGGCCTACGCAGCATCTGTTCAATACCTTGATCCAGAACCTGGGCGACTACCTGGGAGCGCTGCCGAGAAAGAGTTTTGATGTGTATGCCTACAACCAGGACAGAGACTGGCTGGGTGGCTGGACCGTGTTCTACTGGGCCTGGTGGATTGCCTGGGCGCCTTTTGTGGGCCTGTTCATTGCGCGAATTTCCCGTGGTCGCACCATTCGTGAATTTGTCTTCGGCGTGTTGCTGATCCCATTGGGCTTCACCTTGGCGTGGATGTCGATCTTCGGCAATAGCGCCATCTCGCAGGTGCTCGATCACGGCATGACAGCGCTTGGTCAGTCGGCCATCGACAACCCCTCGATGACCCTGTACCTGCTGCTGGAAACCTATCCGTGGAGCAAGGTGGTGATTGCCGTCACGGTGTTCATCAGCTTTGTGTTCTTCGTTACCTCGGCGGACTCGGGCACTGTGGTGTTGTCGACGTTGTCCGCTCGCGACGGCAATGCCGATGAAGACGGACCGAACTGGTTGCGGGTGTTCTGGGGGGCAATGACGGCCCTGGTGACCATCGGCCTGTTGTTCGCAGGCAGCATCGACTCATTGAAGTCGGCGGTCGTGCTGACCTCGCTGCCGTTTTCGGTGATTCTGCTGGCGATGATGTGGGGGCTGCACAAGGCGTTCTACCTGGAGTCGCAGCGCCAGATTGCGCAGATGCACTCGCTGGCGCCGTTCGCCAATTCTCGTCGGGGCCGTGGTGGCTGGCGTCAGCGCCTGAGCCAGGCGGTACATTTTCCTTCGCGTGACGAGGTCTACCGGTTCATGGACGACGTAGTGCGTCCGGCGATTGGTGAAGTGACCGAAGTGTTTGTCGAGAAGGGGCTGAATGTCATCACCCAGGAAGACCCGAGCCACGACAACGTCAGCCTGAAGATTGGTCATGGGGAAGAGCAGCCGTTCATCTATCAAGTGCAGATGCGTGGCTACTTCACTCCGTCATTCGCGCTGGGCGGCCTTGGCACTCAGGAACTGAAGAACCGTCGTTACTATCGTGCCGAGGTTCATCTGAGCGAAGGCAGCCAGGACTATGATCTGGTTGGCTACAGCAAGGAGCAGATCATCAACGACATCCTCGACCAGTACGAACGGCATATGCAATTCCTGCACATGGTGCGTTAG